One part of the Oceanihabitans sp. IOP_32 genome encodes these proteins:
- a CDS encoding MGH1-like glycoside hydrolase domain-containing protein codes for MITNKFLITVLKAVTILVTLVSLSCQDNQKSKQENAEHLFLDFSENILDYRLTPKDSADRSGLMFSDQGAWFAYSLPKVNKNALGFSGPFLMTQQNGVWSSKSLSSIHISEENDSENLIDFKNDLVHQKSYASHLEQAFKNEKLEVKQELFFISGHTAIQKTSITNTSTENMTAIARIQGAMSDIGISISNEADVIKLVSEKSSAIGYIKTSNSIQNIDVSDEDKSYKIQLNTFELKPNETKDLIITQTFIFPEYSWAEEEQLIDNIDFNSVFEARKTEKNEQLKSIIENRKSQFKADKYAEVLAKAHLTLQNNWRIPAGELTNEGLFPSYHYEWFNGFWSWDSWKHAVGLSYYNIDLAKNQMRAMFDFQSEDGFIVDCIFRDTSIEPHNYRDTKPPLSAWAVVSIYEKDEDIEFVKELYPKLVKYHNWWYNKRDHDQDGLCEFGSTDGTLIAAKWESGMDNAIRFDDSKILKNSEGAYSLDQESVDLNAYLYAEKLYLSQLAKAIGYTEEAKTYQVEAEVLKEKIQDQFYDSEDGWFYDTNLDGNSFIKGAGSEGWTALWANAATQEQAEAVKNKLMDPKKFYTKVPFQTMSADHEKFDPLKGYWRGPNWLDQAYFGVKGLRNYNFNTEADKATVQIIVGAEGILGQGQAIRENYHPITGAGLNAKNFSWSAAHLIMLLQND; via the coding sequence ATGATTACAAACAAGTTTTTAATTACAGTGCTAAAAGCTGTCACCATTCTAGTAACTTTAGTGAGTTTAAGTTGTCAAGACAACCAAAAATCTAAACAGGAAAATGCAGAACATCTGTTTTTAGACTTTAGTGAAAATATTCTAGACTATCGCCTAACACCAAAAGATTCCGCAGACCGCTCTGGTTTAATGTTTTCAGACCAAGGCGCGTGGTTTGCCTATAGCCTACCAAAAGTAAATAAAAACGCTCTTGGATTTTCTGGACCCTTTTTAATGACCCAGCAAAATGGGGTTTGGAGTAGCAAATCCCTCTCAAGTATACATATTTCTGAAGAAAATGATTCTGAAAATTTAATTGATTTTAAAAATGATTTGGTGCACCAAAAAAGCTATGCCAGTCATTTAGAACAAGCCTTTAAAAACGAAAAGCTAGAAGTTAAACAAGAATTGTTTTTTATTTCTGGTCATACTGCCATTCAAAAAACCAGCATTACGAATACAAGTACAGAAAACATGACCGCAATTGCTCGTATTCAAGGTGCCATGTCAGATATTGGTATTTCAATCTCAAATGAAGCTGATGTTATCAAGTTGGTTTCAGAAAAATCTTCTGCTATTGGTTATATTAAAACTTCAAATAGTATTCAAAATATTGATGTTTCAGATGAAGATAAATCGTATAAAATTCAGCTAAATACATTCGAATTAAAACCCAACGAAACCAAAGACCTTATTATAACACAAACTTTTATTTTTCCAGAATATTCATGGGCGGAAGAAGAGCAACTAATTGATAATATAGATTTTAATTCGGTTTTCGAGGCTCGCAAAACAGAAAAAAACGAGCAACTAAAATCCATTATTGAAAATAGAAAATCACAATTTAAAGCTGATAAATATGCCGAAGTTTTAGCTAAGGCCCATTTAACTTTGCAAAACAATTGGCGTATTCCAGCTGGAGAACTCACAAACGAAGGCTTATTCCCGAGTTATCACTACGAATGGTTTAACGGTTTTTGGTCTTGGGATTCTTGGAAACATGCCGTTGGTTTATCTTACTACAATATAGATTTAGCAAAAAACCAAATGCGCGCCATGTTCGATTTTCAAAGCGAAGACGGCTTTATTGTCGATTGTATTTTTAGAGACACCAGCATCGAACCTCATAATTATCGCGATACCAAACCACCACTTTCTGCTTGGGCCGTTGTTAGTATTTATGAAAAAGACGAGGATATTGAATTTGTTAAAGAACTCTACCCTAAACTGGTAAAATATCACAATTGGTGGTACAATAAACGCGACCATGATCAAGATGGATTGTGCGAATTTGGTTCTACCGATGGCACTTTAATTGCTGCAAAATGGGAAAGCGGTATGGATAATGCCATTCGTTTCGACGATTCTAAAATTTTAAAAAACAGCGAAGGTGCTTATTCTCTAGACCAAGAAAGCGTCGATTTAAATGCTTATTTATATGCTGAAAAACTTTATTTAAGCCAACTAGCTAAGGCTATTGGTTATACAGAAGAAGCTAAAACATACCAAGTTGAAGCTGAAGTCTTAAAGGAGAAAATCCAAGATCAGTTTTACGATAGTGAAGACGGTTGGTTTTACGACACTAACCTTGATGGCAATAGCTTTATTAAAGGCGCAGGTAGCGAAGGCTGGACAGCACTTTGGGCCAATGCCGCAACGCAAGAACAGGCCGAAGCCGTAAAAAACAAATTGATGGATCCTAAAAAGTTCTATACTAAAGTGCCTTTCCAAACCATGAGCGCCGATCATGAAAAATTCGACCCGCTTAAAGGTTATTGGAGAGGTCCAAATTGGTTAGATCAGGCCTATTTTGGAGTAAAAGGCTTGCGTAATTACAATTTTAATACCGAAGCCGACAAAGCCACCGTACAAATTATTGTAGGTGCCGAAGGGATCTTAGGACAAGGACAAGCCATTCGTGAAAATTATCATCCTATAACTGGAGCCGGCTTAAATGCTAAAAATTTTAGTTGGAGTGCCGCCCATCTTATTATGTTATTACAAAACGATTAA
- a CDS encoding tetratricopeptide repeat protein, with the protein MNKIVILTLSLIFVMGIKVCAQTNIWDENPIDSQVELDSLLVMLPKAQTEEKLLLLNRVAEIYWTIDPNKTIEYASQALQLAVSLENKNQEGLALINLCQGYLFNDYYDKALQYGLQSLEIRKTIGNPYDLAFTWRTLGWLYYDIGYFDKALKYHEEALALHEEIGDQQRIAYSYNSIGLIHEQKGDCKLALSYFKKSLDLKRVFNNKHRIAETIKNMGVCYRKINEFDSAKVYLDSALQITNQINDNHNKVYILNELAIVNLESGDFNTTYELLNDSELILETISDNKELILEHNRIKSDYYQAVGNYKAALDYYKAYTEGSSQIFSSNKSEKLTEMRVLYEAERRESEIKLLEQQKNLEAEKRKGILIGSVLLIIIGILVIVSLRNNIKKNKAIYQKNQRLSEEKIKTQALLQENLEHKLEFRNKELTNLALFISQRTSIYKDFTESLKSLNFKDLTQLKKEINKLIKDYSFKFVRNDDVKNFHSNIETLQSDFLFKIKNKYPHLTNKDVQLAVQVKLKLSSKEIANINNISLNSVEIGRHRLRKKLGLEKKDNLVNFLENI; encoded by the coding sequence ATGAATAAAATTGTAATTCTTACTCTTTCTCTAATTTTTGTTATGGGCATTAAGGTTTGTGCACAAACAAATATTTGGGATGAGAATCCGATCGATTCTCAAGTAGAATTAGATAGTTTATTAGTCATGCTCCCAAAAGCACAAACTGAAGAAAAATTATTGTTATTAAATCGCGTTGCAGAAATATACTGGACTATAGATCCTAATAAAACGATTGAATATGCCTCTCAGGCTTTACAATTAGCGGTAAGTCTTGAAAATAAAAACCAAGAAGGTTTAGCCTTAATAAATTTGTGTCAGGGCTATTTATTTAACGATTATTACGATAAAGCTTTACAATACGGATTGCAGTCTCTAGAAATTAGAAAAACAATTGGAAACCCTTACGATTTGGCTTTTACCTGGCGTACTTTGGGGTGGTTGTATTACGATATTGGTTATTTTGATAAGGCGCTAAAATACCATGAGGAGGCTCTAGCATTACATGAGGAAATAGGAGATCAACAACGTATTGCCTATAGTTATAATAGTATTGGTTTAATTCATGAGCAAAAAGGAGACTGCAAATTAGCTTTGTCGTATTTTAAAAAATCTTTAGACTTAAAAAGGGTGTTTAACAATAAACATAGAATTGCCGAAACCATAAAAAACATGGGCGTTTGTTACCGGAAAATTAATGAATTTGATTCGGCTAAAGTGTATTTAGATTCTGCTTTGCAAATTACCAATCAAATAAACGACAATCACAATAAGGTTTATATTTTAAACGAATTGGCTATTGTAAACTTAGAGAGTGGCGATTTTAATACGACATATGAATTGCTAAATGATTCAGAATTAATTTTAGAAACAATAAGTGATAATAAAGAATTAATTTTAGAGCACAATCGCATTAAGTCCGATTATTACCAAGCCGTGGGTAATTACAAGGCTGCACTTGATTATTATAAGGCTTATACCGAAGGAAGTTCTCAAATATTTTCTAGTAATAAAAGTGAAAAATTAACCGAAATGCGGGTTTTATATGAAGCAGAACGGCGAGAATCTGAAATTAAACTGCTAGAGCAACAAAAAAACTTGGAGGCCGAAAAGCGAAAAGGCATATTAATAGGTTCTGTGTTATTAATAATTATTGGTATTTTGGTTATCGTGTCGCTTCGTAATAACATTAAAAAAAACAAAGCCATTTATCAAAAAAACCAGAGGCTTTCTGAAGAGAAAATAAAAACCCAGGCCTTGTTACAAGAAAATCTAGAACATAAGTTAGAATTTAGAAATAAAGAACTTACCAATTTGGCCTTGTTTATTTCTCAGAGGACATCCATATATAAAGACTTTACGGAATCCTTAAAAAGTTTGAATTTTAAAGATTTAACCCAACTTAAAAAAGAGATTAATAAGCTTATAAAAGACTATTCTTTTAAATTTGTTAGAAACGACGATGTTAAAAACTTCCATTCTAATATAGAGACTTTACAAAGTGATTTTTTGTTTAAAATAAAAAATAAATATCCTCATCTTACAAATAAAGATGTTCAATTGGCCGTTCAAGTGAAACTAAAACTAAGTTCGAAGGAAATTGCAAACATCAATAATATCTCATTGAATTCTGTTGAGATTGGCCGGCACCGACTAAGAAAAAAATTAGGCTTAGAAAAAAAAGATAACCTTGTAAATTTTCTCGAAAACATATAA
- a CDS encoding aminotransferase class III-fold pyridoxal phosphate-dependent enzyme, which yields MDYDYEKLKISNKQAEDILFKLYNINGKATALPGELDFNFRIKVENSEGYILKVSRPNENENYLDFQQKLLQFVEDNGQNLLAPKVIKDSNDHSISTITDNFGKERHVRLLSWISGRVWSQVNPQLNDLRYSLGEQCGLLTQALQGFDHPEAHRNFEWDVAQSLWTTAHLNLFKDEEKRIIEYFQNLFKKSQDSYSKLRKAVVHNDANDNNVIVSSDLINPKVQAAIDYGDAVHTQIINDVAIACAYAIMHHNDPLEAALPIVKGYHATFALQEKELEHLYNAIAMRLVISVTKSAINKIEEPDNKYLLISEKPAWELLKKWWDISPDFAHYSFRAACGFEAHPNKALFDGWAAANNYEFLDIFPTVAQNKIVNLDLSVSSKWLGHQEDFNNLDVFEFKINQLQKEHPNNIIAGGYLEPRPLYTANAYDKIGNYGKESRTIHLGTDFWLPSQTPVHALFDGEVIVAVNDAGLKKYGGLVILKHQTDNFEFFTLYGHLSVASATKHKVGDRIKKGDKLAELGPSNENGNWAPHLHFQVMLSLLDYKNDFPGVAYHNQIEVWESICPDPNVLFKSETLQNNNKISNKDLIRYRKQHLGKSLSLQYKVPIKMVRGAGQYLMDQYGNKYLDTVNNVAHVGHEKYEVVKAGQEQMALINTNSRYLHDNIINLAKELIETLPPELNVLHFVNSGSEANELAIRMVKANTGERDIIASEIGYHGNTNMTIDISSYKFDGKGGSGAPEHTHIFPLPDAFRGKYRGENTGTLYAEEVQKQIDSVHKKGRGVGGFIIEPIISCGGQVELPEGFLAKAYQRIRAVGGLCISDEVQTGVGRVGKTFWGFQLHDVVPDIVTIGKPLGNGHPVAAVACTQEVAHKFANGMEYFNTFGGNPVSCAIATEVIRTVKREKLQDNALKVGSFLKDELKKLAQKHPIIGDVRGQGLFLGVELVDTNMEPLADEADYVAQRMKNHGILMSTDGPDNNVLKIKPPIVFTKENATELIFYLRKIFAEDFMHQTY from the coding sequence ATGGACTACGACTACGAAAAACTAAAAATATCTAATAAACAAGCCGAAGATATCCTCTTCAAATTATATAACATTAATGGAAAGGCAACGGCCTTACCTGGGGAATTGGATTTTAACTTCAGAATTAAAGTAGAAAATTCTGAAGGTTATATTTTAAAAGTTTCTAGACCTAACGAAAATGAAAACTATCTCGATTTTCAACAAAAACTATTACAGTTTGTTGAAGATAACGGACAAAACCTTTTGGCTCCAAAAGTAATAAAAGACAGTAACGACCATTCAATATCAACAATCACAGACAATTTTGGAAAAGAACGCCATGTGCGGTTATTAAGTTGGATATCGGGCAGAGTTTGGAGTCAAGTGAATCCGCAATTAAACGATTTACGCTATAGCTTAGGTGAGCAATGTGGTTTGTTAACACAAGCTTTACAGGGCTTTGATCACCCTGAAGCACACAGAAACTTTGAGTGGGACGTGGCGCAATCACTATGGACAACAGCCCATCTGAATTTGTTTAAAGACGAAGAGAAACGCATTATTGAATATTTTCAAAACCTATTTAAAAAATCTCAAGACTCCTATTCAAAATTAAGAAAAGCGGTAGTTCATAACGATGCTAACGATAATAATGTGATCGTCTCTTCAGATTTAATCAACCCAAAAGTTCAAGCCGCTATCGATTATGGCGATGCCGTACACACCCAAATTATTAACGATGTTGCCATTGCTTGTGCGTATGCCATAATGCACCATAACGACCCGTTAGAAGCGGCTTTGCCAATTGTTAAAGGCTATCACGCTACATTTGCTTTGCAAGAAAAAGAGTTGGAACATTTATATAACGCCATTGCGATGCGATTGGTAATTTCGGTTACAAAATCGGCTATAAATAAAATTGAAGAACCCGATAATAAATACTTATTAATTAGTGAAAAACCGGCCTGGGAACTCTTAAAAAAGTGGTGGGATATCAGTCCCGATTTTGCCCATTATAGTTTTAGAGCGGCTTGCGGTTTTGAAGCCCACCCGAATAAAGCATTATTCGATGGTTGGGCAGCAGCCAATAACTATGAGTTTTTAGATATTTTCCCAACGGTTGCTCAGAATAAAATAGTCAACTTAGACTTAAGCGTGTCTAGCAAATGGTTGGGACACCAAGAAGATTTTAATAATTTAGATGTATTTGAGTTTAAAATTAATCAGCTTCAAAAGGAACATCCTAATAATATTATTGCTGGTGGCTATTTAGAACCTCGACCGTTATACACGGCTAACGCTTACGATAAAATCGGCAATTATGGTAAAGAAAGTAGAACCATTCATTTAGGTACAGATTTTTGGCTACCAAGCCAAACCCCTGTACATGCTTTGTTTGATGGTGAGGTGATTGTTGCTGTAAACGATGCAGGCCTTAAAAAATATGGCGGACTGGTTATTTTAAAACACCAAACAGATAATTTTGAATTCTTCACACTTTATGGCCACCTATCGGTTGCTAGTGCCACAAAACACAAGGTAGGTGATCGAATTAAAAAAGGTGATAAATTAGCAGAATTAGGACCTTCTAATGAAAACGGAAACTGGGCGCCACATCTTCACTTTCAAGTGATGCTCTCGCTTTTAGATTATAAGAATGATTTCCCTGGTGTGGCGTATCATAATCAAATTGAAGTTTGGGAAAGCATTTGTCCAGACCCTAATGTATTGTTTAAATCGGAAACGCTTCAAAACAATAATAAAATTTCAAATAAAGATTTAATCCGTTATCGCAAACAACATTTAGGTAAAAGTTTAAGCCTTCAGTATAAAGTGCCCATTAAAATGGTGCGTGGTGCTGGCCAATACCTCATGGATCAATACGGCAACAAATATTTAGATACCGTAAATAACGTAGCGCATGTAGGTCATGAAAAATACGAAGTGGTAAAAGCGGGCCAAGAACAAATGGCATTAATTAATACCAATTCACGCTACTTACACGACAACATAATTAACCTAGCTAAAGAACTCATTGAAACCTTACCGCCAGAATTAAACGTGTTACATTTTGTGAATTCAGGTAGCGAAGCTAACGAATTGGCGATTAGAATGGTTAAAGCCAATACTGGTGAACGCGATATTATTGCTAGCGAAATTGGTTACCACGGCAATACCAATATGACTATTGACATAAGCTCGTATAAATTTGACGGCAAAGGTGGCAGTGGCGCACCAGAGCACACTCATATTTTCCCCTTACCAGATGCCTTTAGAGGAAAATATAGAGGCGAAAATACAGGAACATTATACGCTGAGGAGGTTCAAAAACAAATCGATAGTGTACATAAAAAAGGCCGAGGTGTTGGTGGCTTTATCATAGAGCCCATTATAAGTTGTGGCGGTCAAGTAGAATTGCCCGAAGGCTTTTTAGCTAAAGCTTACCAACGTATTAGAGCGGTTGGCGGTCTCTGTATTTCAGACGAAGTACAAACGGGTGTTGGTAGAGTTGGGAAGACTTTTTGGGGGTTTCAACTGCACGATGTCGTACCAGATATTGTTACTATTGGCAAACCCTTAGGTAATGGTCACCCTGTTGCTGCCGTGGCCTGCACACAAGAAGTAGCTCATAAATTTGCCAATGGTATGGAGTATTTTAACACCTTTGGTGGCAACCCAGTTTCTTGCGCTATTGCGACTGAAGTTATACGTACCGTAAAACGCGAAAAGCTTCAAGACAACGCCTTAAAAGTAGGCTCATTTTTAAAAGATGAACTTAAAAAACTGGCTCAAAAACATCCAATTATTGGCGATGTGCGTGGCCAAGGTTTATTTCTTGGTGTTGAGTTGGTAGATACCAATATGGAGCCCTTGGCAGATGAAGCCGATTACGTAGCCCAGAGAATGAAAAATCACGGTATTTTAATGAGTACCGATGGCCCTGATAATAATGTTTTGAAAATTAAACCACCTATTGTTTTCACCAAAGAAAACGCAACAGAACTTATATTTTACCTAAGAAAAATTTTTGCAGAAGATTTTATGCATCAAACCTATTAA
- a CDS encoding SusC/RagA family TonB-linked outer membrane protein, with translation MFASFGFTTHSFSQGIVVSGTVTDNTGVPLPGATVTLKSTPTVGTQTDFDGNYSIEVPSNQTVLVYSFLGFLPQEITVGNQTSINVSLEESAESLDEVVIVGYGTQKKEEVTAAITSVDVAGLQKIPTADVASSLQGQAAGVNVSTASGAPGSDPVIRIRGLGTIGNNNPLFVIDGIPGDLSYVNPADIANISILKDASAATIYGSRASNGVVIVTTKRGKTGEPKVSINSYISTHTVSDNISVANRDQHNQIKLEAYNNVGVTPAPYLTSGAQYADSDWVGEYMGSAFEQKHDIGISGGSEKMNYNFSAGYFDNTGTVINTGFDRLNARLNMDFKLLNDRLKVSPGLSYTRENTRGIFEPIGGGNASFSPFLDIYSQLPHKAIYDANALNGFATPPSELGSGNPIGLGNLTDRTNQDDYMQFNISATLEIIEGLNYQFQYGANVENTHFSYFLPTYNFGAQSINVNPFLEESRSRTNEWTLNNTLNYRKKFGKHDLDVLLGISREKSEFRSVGGSNNTLASDQLKALSAGIGDESSFGFNSTNTLQSYFGRINYDFNKIYYLQASVRRDGSSRFASDNKYGDFYSVSLGWALHNEGFFESDLFSQIKPRFSYGTLGNQLIGEHLFLARIGSGGQQLNYPFGEGVSQNVFVGAIANALPTPDIQWEETATTNMGIDLGLLNNSIKATFDYFISKTTDMLVSVPIPSTSGITTFPLTNGGNLENKGWGLSLTYNSNSDKDFIFDVSANISSSKNKVTKLGVANESFTDGFIEFNNFPTTRTEVGGEIGRFYLFEADGIFQNQAEIDAHGVQPDAAPGDIRFTDLNGDGVLGDEDKRYMGSGLPDFEYGLTFNAKYKNFDLSVFFQGTEGNKTYNGVKMWLYRTDRNNMSTDLLNAWTPANAGSNIPRNAFGDPNNNIRPSNYFLEDGSYLRLKNIQIGYTLPEALISKVALSNARIYFTANNLFTITNYSGFDPGLGNGGTFTRGVDRGFYPLTKSFILGVNLSL, from the coding sequence ATGTTTGCATCATTTGGTTTTACAACCCATTCTTTTTCTCAAGGAATTGTAGTAAGTGGAACGGTTACAGATAACACGGGAGTGCCACTTCCAGGTGCAACAGTAACATTAAAAAGTACACCAACTGTTGGGACACAAACTGATTTTGATGGTAATTATTCCATTGAAGTACCAAGTAATCAAACCGTATTGGTTTATAGTTTCCTTGGTTTCTTACCTCAAGAAATAACGGTAGGAAATCAAACCTCTATAAATGTCTCTTTAGAAGAAAGCGCAGAGAGTTTAGACGAAGTTGTTATTGTGGGGTATGGTACGCAGAAAAAAGAGGAGGTTACTGCAGCAATTACATCTGTAGATGTTGCTGGTTTACAAAAGATCCCAACCGCCGATGTGGCTTCGTCGCTACAAGGTCAGGCCGCTGGTGTTAACGTGTCTACAGCATCTGGTGCACCGGGTAGTGATCCTGTAATACGAATAAGAGGATTAGGTACCATAGGGAATAATAATCCCTTATTTGTTATTGATGGAATTCCGGGAGACCTGTCGTATGTTAACCCAGCAGATATTGCGAATATTAGTATTTTAAAAGATGCTTCTGCAGCTACTATTTATGGTTCAAGAGCTTCAAACGGAGTGGTTATTGTTACCACAAAACGTGGTAAAACCGGGGAGCCTAAAGTATCTATTAATTCTTATATAAGTACACATACTGTTAGTGATAATATAAGTGTTGCAAACAGAGATCAACATAATCAAATTAAATTAGAAGCGTATAATAATGTTGGTGTGACTCCAGCACCTTATTTAACTAGTGGTGCACAGTACGCTGATTCTGATTGGGTTGGAGAATATATGGGTAGTGCTTTTGAGCAAAAGCATGATATTGGTATTTCTGGAGGTTCAGAAAAAATGAACTACAACTTCTCTGCAGGGTATTTTGACAATACAGGAACCGTTATAAATACAGGGTTCGATAGATTGAATGCTCGACTTAACATGGACTTTAAATTGCTTAACGATAGGTTAAAAGTATCCCCGGGCTTAAGTTATACCAGAGAAAATACACGTGGTATATTTGAACCAATTGGAGGCGGAAATGCTAGTTTTTCTCCGTTTTTAGATATTTATTCTCAATTGCCTCATAAAGCTATTTATGATGCAAACGCATTAAATGGTTTTGCAACACCACCATCTGAATTAGGATCGGGTAATCCAATTGGTTTAGGTAATTTAACAGACCGAACCAATCAGGATGATTATATGCAATTTAATATTTCTGCTACTTTAGAAATAATAGAAGGTTTAAATTATCAGTTTCAATATGGGGCTAATGTAGAAAACACACATTTCTCATATTTCTTACCAACTTATAATTTTGGAGCTCAATCTATAAATGTTAATCCATTTTTAGAGGAATCAAGATCAAGAACTAATGAGTGGACGTTAAACAACACGCTTAACTATCGTAAAAAATTTGGTAAGCATGACCTTGATGTATTATTAGGAATTTCTAGAGAGAAAAGTGAGTTTAGATCGGTTGGTGGTTCAAACAACACCTTAGCTTCAGATCAGTTAAAGGCTTTAAGTGCGGGTATTGGCGATGAATCGTCATTTGGGTTTAATTCAACAAATACCTTACAATCTTATTTTGGTCGTATTAACTACGATTTTAATAAAATATATTATTTACAAGCTAGTGTAAGACGCGATGGATCTTCGAGATTTGCATCCGACAATAAATACGGTGATTTTTATTCAGTTTCTCTAGGTTGGGCATTACATAATGAAGGGTTCTTTGAGTCGGATTTGTTTAGCCAGATTAAGCCTAGGTTTAGTTATGGGACATTGGGAAATCAGCTTATTGGAGAGCATTTGTTTTTAGCTCGAATTGGTTCTGGAGGACAACAATTAAATTATCCTTTTGGAGAAGGTGTTAGTCAAAATGTTTTTGTGGGTGCAATTGCCAATGCCTTGCCAACTCCAGATATTCAATGGGAGGAAACGGCGACTACAAATATGGGAATTGACTTAGGGCTTTTAAACAATAGCATTAAGGCAACATTCGATTATTTCATTTCTAAAACAACCGATATGTTGGTTTCTGTGCCTATTCCTTCTACATCGGGAATAACTACATTCCCATTAACTAATGGTGGGAATTTAGAAAATAAAGGCTGGGGATTATCATTAACCTATAACAGCAACTCAGATAAAGATTTCATTTTTGATGTTTCGGCTAATATAAGTAGTTCAAAAAATAAAGTAACTAAATTGGGAGTAGCCAACGAATCTTTCACCGATGGTTTTATAGAGTTTAATAACTTCCCAACGACAAGGACAGAAGTAGGCGGAGAAATAGGAAGGTTTTATTTATTTGAGGCCGATGGTATTTTCCAAAATCAAGCCGAAATTGATGCCCATGGTGTTCAGCCAGATGCCGCACCAGGTGATATAAGATTTACCGATTTAAATGGAGATGGTGTTTTAGGAGATGAAGACAAACGTTACATGGGTAGTGGTCTTCCAGATTTTGAATATGGACTAACTTTTAATGCCAAATACAAAAACTTCGATCTAAGTGTGTTTTTTCAAGGGACAGAAGGTAATAAGACCTACAATGGTGTAAAAATGTGGCTGTATCGAACAGACAGAAATAATATGTCTACAGATTTACTAAATGCCTGGACGCCTGCAAATGCAGGGAGCAATATTCCTAGAAATGCGTTTGGGGATCCTAATAACAACATTCGTCCGTCGAATTACTTCTTAGAAGATGGTTCATATTTACGACTAAAAAACATACAAATTGGATACACCCTACCAGAGGCATTGATTTCTAAAGTGGCTTTGTCTAACGCGAGAATATATTTTACGGCAAACAATTTGTTTACTATTACTAATTACTCTGGTTTCGATCCAGGTCTTGGTAATGGAGGTACGTTTACCAGAGGTGTAGATAGAGGGTTTTATCCTTTAACTAAGTCGTTTATACTAGGTGTAAATCTTTCATTATAA